A region of Lagenorhynchus albirostris chromosome 20, mLagAlb1.1, whole genome shotgun sequence DNA encodes the following proteins:
- the LOC132511577 gene encoding LOW QUALITY PROTEIN: uncharacterized protein SPEM2-like (The sequence of the model RefSeq protein was modified relative to this genomic sequence to represent the inferred CDS: inserted 1 base in 1 codon; substituted 1 base at 1 genomic stop codon) — protein sequence MENRLWYDNLGCCHQYQESTQNAEDFLLLLLGLVVLVSIGISMATMVWHGLQNALDKTICWINQKNEISQACESSPKHPPAKAQDVHIHCTLDPVEVKMARPACYSLSSYHHLRNRSRSCSRRPGSHQRRPKNRRQFPYSRSGFRRPHRSHGMSQLRPMPSFDWEDPDSYLEEEEDLSFPQPKYPWGCWGGLYQQMGLPSNVGLWGRQGGILASLPPPCLYLSPELRRMAKRVEAKSELRLQSFGAPCSPTRIWSNVEADQWTSSPPPPRRLPPXPSWVPGGHSTYPSRGQLPYDSWDQRRRGLEGSGPPSALVPRGCRPEAWQRNLPPAHGRSLPCCAHSQPNRSPHPSTGHLNYSRDPHEVRRRAAEWAEMLPVRRPLATSASLMVLAEASYKRAPAPSSALLLRPFQSLPDVQATEHPPPPPTFMPLSWNPGGNANYQVYDSLVLKRQVXEGQARANSLLPSTSASRPSLHGSQTGKMN from the exons ATGGAAAACCGGCTCTGGTATGACAACCTGGGGTGCTGCCATCAATACCAAGAAAGTACCCAGAATGCGGAGGACTTCCTACTCCTGCTGCTGGGCCTTGTCGTTCTTGTCAGCATTGGGATCAGCATGGCAACTATG GTATGGCATGGGCTCCAGAATGCCTTAGACAAGACCATCTGTTGGATTAACCAGAAAA ATGAAATCTCGCAGGCTTGTGAAAGTTCCCCCAAACATCCTCCTGCCAAGGCCCAAGACGTCCACATCCACTGCACCCTGGACCCTGTGGAAGTGAAGATGGCCCGGCCCGCTTGCTACTCCCTGTCCTCCTACCATCATCTCCGCAACCGTAGCCGCAGCTGCAGCCGCCGCCCCGGCAGCCACCAGCGGAGGCCGAAGAACCGCAGACAATTCCCCTACAGCCGCTCAGGCTTCCGTAGGCCGCATCGCAGCCACGGGATGTCACAGCTGCGGCCGATGCCCTCCTTTGATTGGGAGGACCCGGACTCctacctggaggaggaggaggatctTTCCTTCCCACAACCCAAGTACCCGTGGGGGTGCTGGGGAGGGCTCTACCAGCAGATGGGCCTGCCCTCCAACGTGGGTCTCTGGGGCCGCCAGGGTGGGATCCTGGCCAGCCTGCCACCACCCTGTCTCTACCTGTCGCCCGAGCTGCGCCGCATGGCCAAGCGTGTGGAGGCCAAGTCCGAGCTAAGGCTGCAGTCCTTCGGGGCCCCCTGCTCACCAACCCGCATCTGGAGCAACGTGGAGGCTGACCAGTGGACCTCGTCTCCACCACCTCCCCGAcggctgcccc gcccctcatGGGTCCCTGGGGGGCACAGCACTTACCCCTCAAGGGGCCAGCTCCCGTATGACTCCTGGGATCAGCGGCGGCGTggtctggagggctctgggcctccatccgctctggtgcctcggggctgcCGGCCTGAAGCCTGGCAGCGCAACTTGCCACCGGCCCACGGACGGAGCCTCCCCTGCTGTGCTCACAGCCAACCCAACCGCAGCCCGCACCCGTCCACGGGACACTTGAACTACTCCCgggatccccacgaggtgcggcgcCGGGCGGCCGAATGGGCCGAGATGCTGCCCGTGCGGCGCCCtctggccacctccgcctccctcatgGTGCTGGCAGAGGCCTCGTAcaagcgggccccggctcccagctcagcacTGCTCCTCCGCCCCTTCCAGtccctgcccgacgtccaggctaccgagcaccctccacccccacccaccttcatgccactcagctgGAACCCAGGGggcaatgccaactaccaggtgtatgacagcctggtgctgaagcggcaagtgtaggagggccaagcgcgggccaactcgctgctaccttccacctcggcctcgaggccctctctgcacgggagccagactgggaaaatgaactga